The genome window AGTTCAGGCTGATCGTCTTCGGCGCTTCGTTCATGCGAACGACACGGTAGCCGTCGAAGTTGGTCTGCTCGACACCACCGTTCTTGACGGTGATTTCACCGAAGAGGGCAGCCGAAAGACCGAAGATCGTGCAGCTTTCCATCTGGGCAGCCGCCTGGTCGGGGTGAATCAGCGGACCCGCGTCCACGACGTAGGTGACCTTCTCGACCGTCACGTCGTAGTTCTTGGACACGCTGATCTCGGCCACGCAGGCCATGACCGTGTTGTAGCCTTCCATCGAGGCCACGCCCATGCCCTTGCCTTCCGGCATCTTGGCACCCCAGCCCGCCTTGCTGCGAACTTGCTCGAGGACCGCCTTGAGACGGCCACCGACCGGCACGCCGGCAGACAGACCCGACCACTTGTGCTTCTCGCCCTGATACTCCAGGTTGTCGATGCGGTACTGGATCGGATCCTTGCCCACCGCATGAGCCACTTCGTCGATGAAACCTTCAACGACGTAGCAGTTCAGGTTGTGGGACACGCCACGCCAGTAACCCGGGGTGATGCCCGAGTCGTGCATCTGGTACGTGAGCTTGTGGTTGGGCACGGCATACGGGAAGTTGTCGATGGCTTCGACCGCGAACGGGTCGATGCCGTCCTTCACGATGCTGGGGAACAGACGCGCCGAGATGGAGGGGCTGGTGCCGTGATAACGATAGGCAACCGGCTTGCCGGCCTTGTCCACGCCCATCGCGACCTTGTAGATCCCGCCCGGACGATAGGAGTCGTGCGTCATGTCGTCTTCGCGGCTCCAGACCATCTTCACCGGAGCGCCGACTGCCTTGGAGATTTCGGCGGCGTCGATCGTGTAGTCGACTTCCACGCGGCGGCCGAAACCACCACCGAGGAAGGTCGTGATGACCGTGATCTGCTCGGGCTTGAGGCCCGTGGCGCCGGCCACGACGAACGGAACCAGCTGCTGGAACTGGGTCGGGGTGATGATCGTGGCACCATCGGCACGCACGTCGGCCACCGTGTTCTGCGGCTCCATCGGCGAGTGCGACAGGAACGGCAGTTCGTAGGTGGCTTCGTATACCTTGGCGGCATCCTTCATCGCGCCGTCGGCGTCGCCTGCCTCACGGAACACCGCGCCGGCCTGCTGGGAGGCTTCCTTCAGACCTGCCCACACCTTGCGCATGTCGTTGTTGGCGTTCGGGCCTTCGTCCCAGGTGATCTCCAGGAGGTCCTTCGCCTTCTTGGCCTGCCAGTACGAATCGGCGACCACGGCAACCCCGCGGCTGTACTGAACGACAGCCTTCACGCCCGGCATCGCCTTGGCGCGCGTGTCGTCGTAGCTGCCGACCTTGCCGCCCATCATGGGAGGCATGGCAACGGCGGCGTACAGCATGTTGGGCACGCGAACGTCGATACCGAACGTGGCGGTACCGGCAACCTTGGCGGGCGTGTCCAGGCGCTTCTGCTTGGCGTTACCGACTTGCTTGAACTCGGAAACAGGCTTCAGCGGGACTTCCTTCGGCACTTCCAGCTTGGACGCGGCTTCGGCGAGCTGACCGTAGGTGGCACGCTTGCCACCAGGGCCGGACACTGCACCGCCAACGGCCTTGCACTGAGCGGCGTCGACACCCCACTGCTGGGCAGCGGCGTTCACGAGCATCATGCGGGCGGAGGCGCCTGCCTTGCGAAGCTTTTCCCAGCCATCGCGAACGGAGGTGGAACCCCCGGTGAGCTGACCGCCGAGCAGAGCGTTGATGTAGGCCTCGGCGGGAGGAGCGAACTCCACCTTCACCTTGTTGATGTCGACTTCGAGTTCTTCGGCCACCAGGATCGGCATGGACGTGTAGACGTCCTGGCCCATTTCGGACCGGGCACACATGATCGTGATGGTGTTGTCGGTGCCGATCTTGACCCACGCGTTGGGCGAGTGGGTGGCTGCCTGGGCTTCGGCAAGCTTGGAAGCGGTGGGCAGGTAGAAACCGAGTGCGAGGCCACCGCTGACGGCAGCGGAAGCCTTCAGGAATTCACGACGAGCTGGCACGTTGATGTTTTCCATGGTCTATGCCTCCTCGATTAAGCCTTGGCCGCGGCCTTGATAGCAGCGCGGATGCGGGGGTAGGTGCCGCAGCGGCAGATGTTGCCGGACATCCAGGCATCGATATCGGCGTCGTTGGGGCTCTTGTTGTTAGCGAGCAGAGCGGAAGCCTGCATCATCTGGCCGGGCTGGCAGTAGCCGCACTGGGGTACATCCAGGGCAACCCAGGCCTTCTTGATGGGGTGCGTTGCAGCCAGACCTTCGATGGTGGTGACTTTCTGACCCATCACCGAACCGATGGGGGTCTGACAGGACCGGACGGCCTGTCCATTCAGGTGCACGGTACAGGCACCGCAGAGCGCCTTGCCACAACCGAACTTCGTGCCGGTCATGCCCAAGGTATCGCGAAGGACCCAGAGGAGCGGTGTGTCGGGTGCGACATCAACGCTCGCCTGCTTCCCGTTGAGGTTAAAAGAGATCGCCATTTGGAAACTCCCCCTTCCGGTCAGAAACGTGAGGTTAGTTGGTTAACTGCGCGTCCTACCAACAGCAGTTGCAAGACGGCGGGACGTTACACGAACTCAAAAACCCTTTCAACACTTTCCCTGTCACCAAACGCCTTGAAAAGCTTTATGTTTTTGGCGATATAGCGAGAGCGGGAACCGCTGTCCAGGTTGCGTTTCGAACGCGTCGATCGATTCGTCACCCAATCAGCGACTTGCACTCTTGTTGCATCGCAACATCGCCCTTGGACAAACGATTGGAGCGAGGAATTCTTGGCGTCGCTCCGCCGGGAGGTTCTCCCGTCCCCGGGCGCGGTTCGGGCCGAGACCGCTTGCGGCACTTCAATATGGAAGTTCAATCAGACTGAAGACGGTGGTTCCGAGAACGCCGATCCGATCCAGTTTGAGTGGGCCCCAAGCTCTTCCCCGGCGGGGGGGGGGCCGGCCGGCCGCCCGCCTCCCCGCCGGGGGGGCGCCCCCCCGCGCGCGCGCGGGCGCCCGCGGCGGGAGACCAAGCGCCGGGCCGTCCCAAGCTTTTTCTCTGACTGCGGGGTTGAGGGGTACATCGGGGGTGAATTCGATTCGCGTGAACGCGCGAATCGATACTCGGCCGAGGTGCACGTGCGATGCGCAGCATCGCGTACACCCCGGCCGTAGGCGCTAGCGGTGGCTGTACTTTCTCAGTTCGAGCTTGGCCAACTGGTTGCGGTGAACCTCGTCCGGACCGTCCGCCAGACGCAGGGTCCGGTTCCATGCATACATCCAGGCGAGCGGGAAGTCATCGCAGACTCCGCCGCCGCCATGCGCCTGGATCGCCCAGTCGATGATCTTCTGCGCCATGTTGGGCGCGACGATCTTGATCATGGCGATCTGCGCGCGGGCAGCCTTGTTGCCGACCGTGTCCATCATGAAGGCCGCCTGGAGGGTCAGCAGTCTGGCCTGCTCGATCATGCAGCGGGACTCGGCAATCCGCTCGTGCCACACGCTCTGTTCGGACACCGGCTTGCCGAAAGCGACGCGCGACGAAAGGCGCTTGCACATGAGTTCCAGGGCACGCTCTGCCTGACCGATGATCCGCATGCAGTGGTGGATCCGGCCCGGTCCCAGCCGGCCCTGCGCGATCTCGAACCCCCTGCCCTCGCCGAGCAACATATTGGATGCGGGCACACGCACGTTCTCGAGCAGTACCTCCATGTGGCCGTGAGGTGCGTCGTCGTAACCGAACACACTCAGGGGGCGCAGGACCGTGACGCCCTTGGCATCGGCCGGCACCAGGATCATCGACTGCTGCTTGTGCCGGTCCGCATTGTCCGGATCGGTCTTGCCCATCACGATGTAGATCCTGCAGCGGGGATCGCCGGCGCCCGACGACCACCACTTCTTGCCGTTGATCACGTACTCGTCGCCGACGCGCTCGATCCGGCACTGAATGTTGGTGGCGTCCGACGAGGCCACCTCCGGCTCGGTCATCAGGAAGGCCGAACGCATCTCACCGTTGAGGAGCGGCGTCAGCCACTGCTTCTGCTGTTCGGGCGAGCCGTACCGCAGAAGGACTTCCATGTTCCCGGTATCGGGTGCCGAGCAGTTGAACACCTCGGGCGCCCACGTGATCCGGCCCATGATCTCGCACAAGGTGGCGTACTCGAGATTGGTGAGATCGCCGCCGTGATCCTTCGGCCGCCAGAGGTTCCACA of Betaproteobacteria bacterium contains these proteins:
- a CDS encoding xanthine dehydrogenase family protein molybdopterin-binding subunit encodes the protein MENINVPARREFLKASAAVSGGLALGFYLPTASKLAEAQAATHSPNAWVKIGTDNTITIMCARSEMGQDVYTSMPILVAEELEVDINKVKVEFAPPAEAYINALLGGQLTGGSTSVRDGWEKLRKAGASARMMLVNAAAQQWGVDAAQCKAVGGAVSGPGGKRATYGQLAEAASKLEVPKEVPLKPVSEFKQVGNAKQKRLDTPAKVAGTATFGIDVRVPNMLYAAVAMPPMMGGKVGSYDDTRAKAMPGVKAVVQYSRGVAVVADSYWQAKKAKDLLEITWDEGPNANNDMRKVWAGLKEASQQAGAVFREAGDADGAMKDAAKVYEATYELPFLSHSPMEPQNTVADVRADGATIITPTQFQQLVPFVVAGATGLKPEQITVITTFLGGGFGRRVEVDYTIDAAEISKAVGAPVKMVWSREDDMTHDSYRPGGIYKVAMGVDKAGKPVAYRYHGTSPSISARLFPSIVKDGIDPFAVEAIDNFPYAVPNHKLTYQMHDSGITPGYWRGVSHNLNCYVVEGFIDEVAHAVGKDPIQYRIDNLEYQGEKHKWSGLSAGVPVGGRLKAVLEQVRSKAGWGAKMPEGKGMGVASMEGYNTVMACVAEISVSKNYDVTVEKVTYVVDAGPLIHPDQAAAQMESCTIFGLSAALFGEITVKNGGVEQTNFDGYRVVRMNEAPKTISLNWVPAAKDQPPGGLGEPATAVVAAAVGNAIFAATGIRVRRLPFTPENIKLYADPRHTMKPRSV
- a CDS encoding (2Fe-2S)-binding protein, yielding MAISFNLNGKQASVDVAPDTPLLWVLRDTLGMTGTKFGCGKALCGACTVHLNGQAVRSCQTPIGSVMGQKVTTIEGLAATHPIKKAWVALDVPQCGYCQPGQMMQASALLANNKSPNDADIDAWMSGNICRCGTYPRIRAAIKAAAKA
- a CDS encoding acyl-CoA dehydrogenase family protein, yielding MDFEFSTKVKELQARVSAFMQEHVVPNENRFFEEIDANRKAGNAWVPTKIIEEMKVKARAAGLWNLWRPKDHGGDLTNLEYATLCEIMGRITWAPEVFNCSAPDTGNMEVLLRYGSPEQQKQWLTPLLNGEMRSAFLMTEPEVASSDATNIQCRIERVGDEYVINGKKWWSSGAGDPRCRIYIVMGKTDPDNADRHKQQSMILVPADAKGVTVLRPLSVFGYDDAPHGHMEVLLENVRVPASNMLLGEGRGFEIAQGRLGPGRIHHCMRIIGQAERALELMCKRLSSRVAFGKPVSEQSVWHERIAESRCMIEQARLLTLQAAFMMDTVGNKAARAQIAMIKIVAPNMAQKIIDWAIQAHGGGGVCDDFPLAWMYAWNRTLRLADGPDEVHRNQLAKLELRKYSHR